A single region of the Montipora capricornis isolate CH-2021 chromosome 13, ASM3666992v2, whole genome shotgun sequence genome encodes:
- the LOC138029944 gene encoding uncharacterized protein, whose product MGFQLYHAAVFTASLLFAHCAGSSEQSQSTNRSKHDEIHRARSQIDSLIYKLTLDLNTFTETKDHASALEKDAEKLARIAEEEIALLKPVQQLLEKLANGNRDQTSSCFGTRGGKIQVQIEAKESALPKHYTINVPVNHRELIDRGLTRNDGDDLQVYYHDNRQHRVQLDRVIKGLGTKSATVQFRLQAPISANTVDGSSYSLVMGDLVSGSTKDNPEKVYAFYDDFSSSTLKKDWVKTWGQWSVQNGRLLGSTMQTEHLNGDNVEVGVYLKTGFHWKDVEVELDLMEISWLKLAAPGPFLRLSNVNPSNTTGWWIEYFLGTPYISYFRPLTNNKDSAWQYQKMLPTAFQSNKWFHLHYRVMGNKFWQWVNGKLVHSNWKVAKEWKIPAGTLGMGCHRSPHNCKTLYDNIKVTLLVATAPTITLGLLQPLFLPNSALLGDKKLPADSCKQIHDASLVNNTPRAKNGIYWIKTDLQGSSAVQTFCDMKNGGWTLVGKISGKVGNIYEKWLVSNYNTDELKTAKISKHNQFACLDARSLAVEEASTVMLSSGEMTDGLGSKWVMWRLPGDREKTSFWDHSVGLSALKAAVQKPVMVIAWNGNKKTCFQNKFGIMPYTAHGGSYPYASFNTEGNTATNDNCMAVGVMSKGSTAHGWSQNGNGYDSPSSDSDWPNKSYSHQSPYVVVWLK is encoded by the exons ATGGGTTTTCAGCTTTATCATGCCGCCGTTTTTACAGCATCCTTGTTGTTTGCACATTGTGCAGGCAGCTCTGAACAATCCCAGTCAACAAATCGCTCCAAACACGACGAGATACACCGCGCCAGAAGTCAGATCGACTCCTTGATTTACAAATTAACTCTGGATTTGAACACCTTCACCGAAACGAAAGATCACGCTTCTGCCTTGGAGAAAGACGCTGAGAAATTGGCTCGAATCGCTGAAGAGGAAATCGCTTTGTTGAAACCAGTTCAGCAACTATTGGAAAAGCTAGCCAACGGGAATCGCGATCAAACTTCAAGTTGTTTCGGGACAAGGGGTGGTAAAATACAAGTGCAAATAGAAGCCAAAGAATCCGCTCTTCCAAAACACTACACCATAAATGTACCAG tAAACCACCGAGAACTAATTGACCGCGGATTAACACGTAACGACGGGGATGATTTGCAAGTCTATTACCATGACAACAGACAACATCGAGTTCAATTAGACCGCGTCATTAAAGGCCTGGGAACAAAGTCCGCAACTGTCCAGTTCAGACTGCAGGCTCCTATATCAGCTAACACTGTTGATGGTTCCTCATATTCCTTGGTGATGGGTGATTTGGTCAGCGGTAGCACTAAGGATAATCCCGAAAAAGTGTATGCTTTTTATGATGACTTCTCCAGTTCAACGCTGAAAAAAGACTGGGTTAAGACATGGGGACAATGGAGTGTACAAAATGGGCGACTGCTAGGAAGCACAATGCAAACTGAACATCTAAACGGCGATAATGTGGAGGTCGGAGTCTATCTCAAAACTGGATTTCACTGGAAAGACGTGGAGGTCGAGCTTGACTTGATGGAGATCAGTTGGCTAAAACTCGCTGCGCCTGGACCATTTCTACGTTTGAGTAATGTGAATCCCAGCAACACAACTGGATGGTGGATAGAATACTTCCTGGGAACTCCTTATATCTCCTACTTCAGACCGCTAACTAACAACAAAGATAGCGCATGGCAATACCAAAAAATGCTACCAACTGCCTTCCAGTCAAACAAATGGTTCCACCTTCACTATCGAGTGATGGGAAACAAATTTTGGCAGTGGGTGAATGGAAAACTGGTACATAGTAACTGGAAAGTGGCAAAAGAATGGAAGATACCTGCAGGAACCCTAGGAATGGGCTGCCACCGGTCTCCCCACAACTGTAAAACACTGTACGACAACATCAAGGTGACACTTCTGGTTGCCACAGCCCCGACGATCACTTTGGGGTTGCTCCAGCCTTTGTTCCTCCCGAATAGTGCTCTTCTGGGTGACAAGAAGCTGCCCGCGGACTCGTGCAAGCAAATCCATGATGCCAGTCTTGTCAACAACACACCGCGCGCAAAGAATGGCATTTACTGGATCAAGACAGATCTACAAGGAAGCTCAGCAGTCCAGACCTTCTGCGATATGAAAAATGGAGGATGGACTCTTGTCGGCAAAATCAGTGGAAAAGTCGGCAACATTTATGAGAAATGGCTGGTGTCCAACTACAACACTGATGAGCTGAAAACTGCAAAGATCTCAAAACACAATCAGTTCGCTTGTCTTGACGCGCGCAGTTTAGCAGTGGAGGAAGCCTCTACGGTGATGTTGTCCAGCGGCGAGATGACGGATGGCTTAGGAAGTAAGTGGGTGATGTGGCGGTTGCCCGGTGACAGAGAAAAAACCTCGTTCTGGGATCATTCTGTGGGCTTATCAGCCCTGAAGGCTGCTGTACAGAAACCAGTGATGGTGATTGCTTGGAATGGAAACAAAAAG ACCTGTTTCCAAAACAAGTTTGGGATAATGCCGTATACTGCACATGGCGGATCATACCCTTATGCATCATTCAACACTGAAGGAAACACTGCTACAAATGACAACTGCATGGCTGTTGGGGTGATGTCAAAAGGTTCCACTGCGCATGGCTGGTCACAGAATGGAAATGGTTACGACAGTCCAAGCAgtgattctgattggccaaacaAATCATACTCTCACCAGTCTCCTTATGTGGTCGTCTGGCTCAAGTAA
- the LOC138029943 gene encoding uncharacterized protein: MGFQLYLAAVFTAFLVLEHCAGSAEQSQSTNRSKHDEIHRAKSQIDSLIYKLTLDLNTFNEKNDLASAMQKDAEKLARIAEEEIALLKPVQHLLEKLANGNTSNRNQTCFAKRGGKIQVQIEAKESALPKHYTINIPVNHRQLIDRGLTRNDGDDLRIYYHENRRRYVQLDRVIKGLGTKSATVQFRLQAPISANNVDGYSYSLVMGDLVSGSAKENPEKVYAFYDDFSSSTLKKDWVKAWGQWSVQNGRLLGSTMQTKDRNSDFVEVGVYLKTGFHWKDVQVELDLMETSGLKNTATGPFLRLSNVNPNKTTGWWLQYFLGAPNHCYLRPQANNKDGSWKYGGRLPTAFQLNKWFHIKYRVIGNRFWQWVNGKLVHNNLKVEKEWKIPAGTLGLGCHKSSLNCKTLYDNIKVTLLVAKDPKITLGLLQPFFFPNSGLLGDKKLPADSCKQIHDASLVNNKPRAKNGVYWIKTDLQGSSAVQTFCDMKNGGWTLVGKISGRVGNIYHKWLVSNYNTAELKTPKISKRNQFACLDARNLAVEEASRVMLSSGEMTDGLGSKWVMWRLPGDREKASFWDHSVGLSAVKAALQKPVMVIAWNGKTKTCFQNKFGIMPYSAHGGSYPYASINTAGDTYDTNDNCMAVGVMSKGSTAHGWSQNGNGYDSSSSDSDWPNKSYSHQSPYVVVWLK, translated from the exons ATGGGTTTTCAGCTTTATCTCGCCGCAGTTTTTACGGCATTCTTGGTGTTGGAACATTGTGCAGGTAGCGCTGAACAATCCCAGTCAACAAATCGCTCCAAACACGACGAGATACACCGCGCCAAAAGTCAGATCGACTCCTTGATTTACAAATTAACTCTGGATTTGAACACCTTTAACGAGAAGAACGATCTTGCTTCCGCCATGCAGAAAGACGCTGAGAAATTGGCTCGAATCGCTGAAGAAGAAATCGCTTTGTTGAAACCAGTTCAGCACCTTTTGGAAAAGCTGGCCAACGGTAACACTTCGAATCGCAATCAAACTTGTTTCGCGAAAAGGGGTGGCAAGATACAGGTGCAAATAGAAGCCAAAGAATCCGCTCTTCCAAAACACTACACCATAAATATACCAG taaaCCACCGACAACTGATTGATCGCGGATTAACACGTAACGACGGGGATGATTTGCGAATCTATTACCATGAAAACAGACGACGTTATGTTCAATTAGACCGCGTCATAAAAGGCCTGGGAACAAAGTCCGCAACTGTCCAGTTCAGATTGCAGGCTCCTATATCAGCTAACAATGTTGATGGTTACTCATATTCCTTGGTGATGGGTGATTTGGTCAGCGGTAGCGCTAAGGAGAATCCCGAAAAAGTGTATGCTTTTTATGATGACTTCTCCAGTTCAACGCTAAAGAAAGACTGGGTTAAGGCCTGGGGACAATGGAGTGTACAAAATGGGCGACTGCTAGGAAGCACAATGCAAACTAAAGATCGAAACAGCGATTTTGTCGAGGTCGGAGTCTATCTCAAAACTGGGTTTCACTGGAAAGATGTGCAGGTTGAGCTTGACTTGATGGAGACCAGTGGGCTAAAAAACACTGCGACTGGACCATTTCTACGTCTGAGTAATGTAAATCCCAACAAGACAACAGGATGGTGGCTACAATATTTCCTGGGAGCTCCTAATCACTGTTACTTGAGGCCTCAAGCTAATAACAAAGATGGCAGCTGGAAATATGGAGGGAGGTTGCCCACGGCCTTTCAGTTAAACAAATGGTTTCATATCAAGTATCGAGTGATTGGAAACAGATTTTGGCAGTGGGTCAATGGCAAACTGGTTCATAACAATTTGAAAGTGGAAAAAGAATGGAAGATACCTGCAGGAACTCTAGGACTGGGCTGTCATAAGTCTAGTCTTAACTGTAAAACACTGTACGACAATATCAAAGTGACACTTCTGGTTGCTAAAGACCCGAAGATCACTTTGGGGTTGCTCCAGCCATTTTTCTTCCCGAATAGTGGTCTTCTGGGTGACAAGAAGCTGCCTGCAGACTCCTGCAAGCAAATCCATGATGCCAGTCTTGTCAACAACAAACCGCGCGCAAAGAATGGCGTTTACTGGATCAAAACAGATCTACAAGGAAGCTCAGCAGTCCAGACCTTCTGCGATATGAAAAATGGAGGATGGACTCTTGTCGGCAAAATCAGTGGAAGAGTCGGCAACATTTACCACAAATGGCTGGTGTCCAACTACAACACTGCGGAGCTTAAAACTCCAAAGATCTCAAAACGCAACCAGTTCGCTTGTCTTGACGCGCGCAATTTAGCAGTGGAGGAAGCCTCAAGGGTGATGTTGTCCAGCGGCGAGATGACGGATGGCTTAGGAAGTAAGTGGGTGATGTGGCGGTTGCCTGGTGACAGAGAAAAAGCCTCGTTCTGGGATCATTCTGTAGGCTTATCAGCCGTGAAAGCCGCTTTACAGAAACCAGTGATGGTCATTGCTTGGAATGGGAAAACAAAG ACCTGTTTCCAAAACAAGTTTGGGATAATGCCGTATAGTGCACACGGCGGATCATACCCTTATGCATCAATCAACACTGCAGGAGACACTTATGATACAAATGACAACTGCATGGCTGTTGGGGTGATGTCAAAAGGTTCCACTGCGCATGGCTGGTCACAGAATGGCAATGGTTACGACAGTTCAAGCAgtgattctgattggccaaacaAATCATACTCTCACCAGTCTCCTTATGTGGTCGTCTGGCTCAAGTAA